The Mastomys coucha isolate ucsf_1 unplaced genomic scaffold, UCSF_Mcou_1 pScaffold3, whole genome shotgun sequence DNA window GACCACAGGGTGAGTGGCCCTGTCTCAACCTCAGTCTCCTCAGAGGGTGCTGAAGCTGGACCTCTGACCCCTGGCTGGTTCCCCTTCTCTCAGGGTAGCCATCTCTGTACTTTCAACCTGGCTGGCCTCTCACCCTGAGGATTTTGGCTCTGAGGTCAAGGGTCAACTTGACCGGCTTGAGAGCTTCTTGCTTCGGACAGGGTATGCAGCACGGGAGGGTGTTGTGGGGGGCAGTGCTGACCTCATCCGAAACCTCCGGGCCCGGGTGGACCCCCGGGCCCCCGACCTTCCTAAGCCCCTGGCCCTTCCCGGCGATTCCCCTGCTGACCCCACGGATGTCCTGGTGTTCCTCGCTGACCACTTGGCCGAACAGCTGACCCTGCTAGATGCGGTGAGACCTTGACCTTTGACCCCCACATTCTCTGACCCCTTACTAACCTCTCCTTGGCTCCAGATCCTTTTCTTGCTTCCAATTCTCCTGGTGCAGCCCctcttctgtctgcttctctgacccttctcttcccttcGCCCCTTGGCTGTACCCCTTGAACTCTGGCCCCACTGGTCCCTGGCCACTTAAGAGCCTCAGATCCCTGATACTGGAAACTGGTCTGGCTTGACTCTAAATtgtgccctctgccctctgccctgcaGGAGCTGTTTCTCAATCTCATCCCCTCTCAGTGTCTGGGAGGCCTGTGGGGTCACAGGGACCGGCCAGGACATTCTCACCTCTGCCCGTCTGTCCGAGCCACGGTCACACAGTTCAACAAGGTGGCGGGGGCGGTAGTTAGCTCTGTCCTGGGAGCCACCTCAATTGGAGAGGGGCCAAGAGAGGTGACTGTGAGGCCACTCCGACCCCCACAGAGGGCCCGGCTCCTGGAGAAGTGGATCCGTGTGGCTGAGGTAAGAGATCAGCCCCGCCGGCTGGGGACTCTTCGTGGAGTAGCGAGGGACCCTAGAGCCTTGACTCTGTTCTCCCATCCTCACAGGAGTGCCGCCTGCTTCGGAACTTCTCCTCAGTGTATGCTGTTGTGTCCGCTCTGCAGTCCAGCCCCATCCACAGGCTTCGGGCAGCCTGGGGGGAGACAACCAGGTAGGAGACTGAAGTGCCTGAGGCCTGGGGTTTGGAAGCTTCCTAACCCCAGGCCCGTGCTCAGAGCCTGGTCTTCCTCTCTAGGGACAGCCTCCGAGTCTTTTCCAGCCTGTGCCAGATTTTCTCAGAGGAGGATAATTACTCCCAGAGCAGAGAGCTCCTCATGCAGGTGAGGGCggtctgcctcccctcccctccctacccccccaccccgcctctGCACCTGTTCCCTCTTCCCCGCTCCCTCCTCCCCGCTCCCTCCNNNNNNNNNNNNNNNNNNNNNNNNNNNNNNNNNNNNNNNNNNNNNNNNNNNNNNNNNNNNNNNNNNNNNNNNNNNNNNNNNNNNNNNNNNNNNNNNNNNNNNNNNNNNNNNNNNNNNNNNNNNNNNNNNNNNNNNNNNNNNNNNNNNNNNNNNNNNNNNNNNNNNNNNNNNNNNNNNNNNNNNNNNNNNNNNNNNNNNNNNNNNNNNNNNNNNNNNNNNNNNNNNNNNNNNNNNNNNNNNNNNNNNNNNNNNNNNNNNNNNNNNNNNNNNNNNNNNNNNNNNNNNNNNNNNNNNNNNNNNNNNNNNNNNNNNNNNNNNNNNNNNNNNNNNNNNNNNNNNNNNNNNNNNNNNNNNNNNNNNNNNNNNNNNNNNNNNNNNNNNNNNNNNNNNNNNNNNNNNNNNNNNNNNNNNNNNNNNNNNNNNNNNNNNNNNNNNNNNNNNNNNNNNNNNNNNNNNNNNNNNNNNNNNNNNNNNNNNNNNNNNNNNNNNNNNNNNNNNNNNNNNNNNNNNNNNNNNNNNNNNNNNNNNNNNNNNNNNNNNNNNNNNNNNNNNNNNNNNNNNNNNNNNNNNNNNNNNNNNNNNNNNNNNNNNNNNNNNNNNNNNNNNNNNNNNNNNNNNNNNNNNNNNNNNNNNNNNNNNNNNNNNNNNNNNNNNNNNNNNNNNNNNNNNNNNNNNNNNNNNNNNNNNNNNNNNNNNNNNNNNNNNNNNNNNNNNNNNNNNNNNNNNNNNNNNNNNNNNNNNNNNNNNNNNNNNNNNNNNNNNNNNNNNNNNNNNNNNNNNNNNNNNNNNNNNNNNNNNNNNNNNNNNNNNNNNNNNNNNNNNNNNNNNNNNNNNNNNNNNNNNNNNNNNNNNNNNNNNNNNNNNNNNNNNNNNNNNNNNNNNNNNNNNNNNNNNNNNNNNNNNNNNNNNNNNNNNNNNNNNNctgctccctcctcccctgctccctcctccccagccccttcctcctcatctccttGCTTTGTCACCAGGAAGTGAAGCTGCAGTCCCCCGTGGAGCCACACTCCAAGAAGGCCCCAAGGTCTGGCTTCAGGGGCGGGGTGAGTGTTCTGCTGGCAGTGGGCGGCTCACCTGCTGAGGTGAGTAGACAGTTGTGTCtgcagggaaagggagagggctCCCTCCCATCTCTGCCATCTCTGCCTGTAGGGTGTGGTCCCCTACCTGGGAACCTTCCTGAAGGACCTCGTGATGCTGGATGCAGCCTCCAAGGATGAGCTggaggtcagtgtgtgtgtgtgtgtgtgtgtgtgtgtgtgtgtgtgtgatctgccCTGGGTGGCACCTCAGGGTCAGGCCGACACCTTCCCACAGAGAGGCTCTCCAGTCAGGTTCTGTTACCACGGGAAATAGTTCAACCTCTCTACGTCAGTGGTCTATGGGTGTATGTCTgactgtatgcatgtatatcGGCCTGTGAGTGGGAGAGATGCACGCGTCCGACTTTGTCAAGTGCTTAGGGCGTACTGAAATGTTGGCACATACAGcttattaaaaataactgaatAGCTGGCGGTGATGGGACTGACTCTCCAACATGGCCAAGACTCTGGGTTTCAACCCCAGCGTTGCAAACAAGACGAAACGCTGAGGTTTCCAGGAAGTTCCCTGGCCTACTGTGAGCTCCATTTTCTCATCTAGACGCTAGATGCTCTCTGTCAGTGTCAAGTGGAGCTGGGCATTGCCTGGAATCTcggcacccaggaggcagaggcaggctggtctctcTGACTCAGAGGCCTGCCTGTCTACATTGTTCTTTCGTTTTGAGAAATTTAGTTTGCccagcatagtggcacatgcctttaatctctgcacccaggaagcagaggggggAAGACCTCTATGACTTCagggctagcctgatctacatagtgagttctaggccagctcacgctacacagtgaaaccgagtctcaaaaataaacaaaagaagatcaagtcAAGATGGGTTTAGGTCTGAGACGTGAAGGGGAGGCGAGGAGGGGTGGGATGAGTGGCGGTGCACTGCCAATGTTTTGGGAATGGGATGCCCAGGCCTTCGTGGCAGTGCACTGCCTGTGTTTTGGGAAGGGGGTGTTCTTACTGGTACCCGGGCAGGATCACCCCTTAatccctctcctcctgcccttgcAGAATGGCTACATCAATTTTGACAAGCGGAGGAAGGTGAGAGGagtgtggggtggggctgggtggtGGGTTTCCCTCTCTGTCCCAGGAACGGGGAGAGGGAGGTGAAGTCGGGGGCACTGAGTTTGGCTCCTGCAGTCTGAGGGCTCCTTCTCAGGAGTTTGCTGTCCTCTCGGAGCTGCTGCGCCTCCAGAAAGAATGTCGTGGCTACGACCTCCGACCTAACCCTGATATCCAGCAATGGCTCCAGGGCCTCCAGCCATTGACTGAAGCTCAAAGGTGACTGGCTGGGTGGTTGGGTTGTAGGACCCTGGCTTGGggacgggtgtgtgtgtgtgtattggtggcACATCCTGACCTCTGCCCATGGCTATCCTGTCCAGTCACCGTGTTTCCTGTGAAGTGGAGCCACCGGGTACCAGTGACTCCCCTGCCGCAAGGATGCTTCGGCCAGCCCTCGTCATCACACAGTGGACGGAGTGAGGACACTATTGGCTGGCTGGGAGCCGGTTTTACGGGGACATGCTGCTGTCCCTGTCACTGTCTAATTTCTTGCCTCTGTAGAGTTCTGGGCTCTGTCGGAGGCCCCACCCCGCTCGTGTCCTGGGATCGGCCCAGTGTGGGGGGAGATGAGGTCCCTGGAACCCCGGCTCCCCTGCTGACTCGCCTCGCCCAGGTGAGCCTGCTCTTGCCTCTGACCACATCAGGACttttctctccagccttcctccGTTCATGACCTCACCCGTTTGCCCCTAGCACATGAAGTGGCCGTCTGTCTCTTCTCTGGACTCTGCCCTGGAAAGCAGCCCCTCCCTGCACAGCCCTGCCGACCCTGGCCACCTctctcctccagcctcctcccctAGGCCTTCCCGGGGTCACCGACGCTCAGCCTCCTGTGGCTCTCCGTTGAGTGGGAGCACAGGAGAGGGGGCCTCTAGGAGTGctggatgtgggggtggggtatcTGGGCCAGGGTCCTCTGATTGCCGAATCATCCGAGTGCAGATGGAGCTGGGGGAGGATGGCAGCGTCTACAAGAGCATCCTGGTGAGGGAGcccgggcggggcggggcggggcagggcgGGGCAGGGCGGGGCAGGGAGGACCTTACCTTACTAGGCATTAGTCTTGGGTTCGGGTGGCCAGGACTCAGCTGTAGTCTCTGTGGCTCTCAGGCAGTTGTTTGATGTTGGTGGCAACTGTGCATTAGCAGGCCACACCCTGAGTTTTCAGGAGCTGCATGACACGTTCAGAGCCAACAGTTTTCCCACAGGGAAGCAGCCTTGTTGTGCTAGGAACCATGTGGGCTGGCTGATAGGGCACTGGCAGCCattgggtttcttgtttgttttattggttttcgagattggatttctctgtgtagaccaggctggcctcgaactcagaaatccacctgcttctgcctcccaagtgctgggattaaagacatgcaccactactgcctggcttgtttaTTGTTCTTTTGATCTCTTCTGTAAGGTGACAAGCCAGGACAAGGCTCCCAGTGTTATTAGCCGTGTCCTTAAGAAGAACAATCGGGATTCTGCTGTGGCTTCAGAGTTTGAGCTAGTGCAGCTGCTTCCTGGGGATCGAGGTGAGCAGACCGGAGGGAGGGGCGAGCTGGAGGGAGGGGCGAGCTGGCACTCTGGGAGGACCGAATGCTTCATCCCCACTTCTGAACCCACAGAGCTGACCATCCCACACTCAGCCAACGTCTTCTATGCCATGGATGGCGCATCTCACGACTTCCTCCTGCGGCAGCGCAGAAGACCCTCTGCTGCCACCCCGGGTTCCCACAGCGGCCCCTCTGCCTCAGGAACTCCTCCCAGCGAGGGGGGAGGGGGCTCCTTTCCCAGGATCAAGGCCACGGGGAGGAAGATTGCACGGGCCCTGTTCTGAGGATGAAGTCCTGTTGGTTTACATAGCAACTCATACCAGGAGTGAGCAGCCACATACTGTGGCCATTATTTTAGAGCAGAAAACCTGAAAGGTGGCCAGCCACCCTGGGACAGTTAAGTCACCTGTTTACGAAACCACTTCGAaagccagccccagccccagccccgtGGGACTGGTGATCATGTAACCAAGTTGGATACCTGCATCTAGCTTCCACCTCTGGGGAATGTGGCACACCATCTGTGCTGGGAAGAGTACTGGTTCCTGCCACATGCCAGCCTGTGACAGGCTCAGGGAAGGCCTAGAGGCTGGGCCCCGGGCAGAGGGCAGTGACAAGAGGTTCTTGTCCCTCTCTGGGGGTTCCCGTCACTGTGACAACActaagaaaataaaccaaaacactACTGAACCCCATTCCCGTCCTTCAGTTCGTGGAGCTGGGTACTACGTGGGGTGTATGTTGAAAATAGGTGGCACAGACCACCGTTCTAGTCCCAGGAGGTACGTGGTATAGCTCAGTGGCGAAGTGCTTGGTGGGATGCAGGAGGCCCCGGGCGCCATCCCTGAACCCGAGAACAAGATACTGGTGAAAGGTAACCCAGAGACCCCTTCACTCCTGCATCCTTTAGACACCCCTGCTTCTCTTGTCAAAGACCCCAagatggcgggggtggggaggggaatgaCAGTGATCCCTGCGGACTTCTCTCAAGGTAGATTTCTAGTCATTTCCTGGGCTCTCAAGCCAGAGAACTGAGTTTTATGGCAACGAACGACATGCTGCGCTGTAGACAAGTGTCCACTCCCGTGTCTCTATCACACCAACCAAGCAACGTAAGGGTAAGGGAAGCCAAAGGGTTGTATGTACGGGCAAGAAATAGCTCGAGACATTTCAGACTAAAGTTTCAAAACTGAAGGCACCCAAGGCAACACCCTGAGCTCAATTCTCAGCCACAGGAAAGCAAAACCCCAGAATATGGCCACAGAGAAATTTCAGTCATAAGAACGTGAATCCCAGAGGTTTGTATGAATCCCAGCGTGTATGGAAATGGAAGAACAGTGAAGAAGGACTGGCTAGAAAGTAGGCTTGGttctgtttacattttattgGCTCAGGGTTAGCCtcatctcccccttccctccccctcccacaggGTCAGGCTTTCCCAGGAGCCTTTGCTGCCTGGGCCCGCTGGAACTCCTGCTGCAGCTGGGCGAGGGTTTCCCTCTGTTGCTCTGACTGCCGCTCGAGGTCCCGAAGCTGCGTTTCGTAGCGCTTactgaggagggaaaaggaggcgAGCGGAAAGGAGAAATCAGCGAAGGCTCAATGTTATGGGACAATGGGAGTCTGGAAAATTTGAGGTCTGTGGGACAGAAAGCAGCGGAGGGCACAAAGGGGAAGAAAGCATTGGTGAGATCAGTTGGGTAGGGCTGCTGTCCTCCAAGGCTGGCACCTGAATTCAAGCTACAGAACcccacagtagggagagggacATCCTTACAGGTTGTCCTTTGACTAATGTGGGCCAATGCGCATGTGTCCCCACCAGATGTAACACAAAAAGAAGGGCCAGGAgtggtgccacacgcctttaatcccatccctTGGGAGGTGGCAGCAGGCGCATCTGTGACAGGTCAGCCCTGTCTACAGAccgagttccagggcaaccaggacTTTACGGAACTGAGTTGAAAGAGGGCGCTACTACGGAGAACTATCCAGCACGGGCTCAATGCTTCTGCACTGAAAATGCCATGTGCAGGACTTACATTTCCGCTGTGATGTAGTCTAGCCTCTTCCCCACCGTGGCCCGGGCCTCCCCCAGCTCCTGTTTGACAAGCACGGGTCCCAGAAGCTTAAAGACCACGTTGGATCCATCCAGCAAGGCCAGTTCCTGAAGAGGGGATGGGGCGGTGTATGAGATAACCGTGCCCAGGAAAGTCCCTCCTCGCCCCCAGAACCCATCCTCACCTCCTTCACGATATTATTTTCCGTTAGCTGTGCTTCGAGCTTCTGCCTCCCTGACATGGATTTACCCAAGTCTGGGGTGGTGAGAGGAAACACACGATTAAAGACATCAAATGGGCCCAGAAACGCACAATTCTGGGGGGACTGGGCGTGAGGAAGAAAGCGAGAATACCGAGAGGAGGGGCAGCTCGCTGCGCACAGATCCCCCCGATGGGGCTCGACGCCTCATCACAGTTGAGAGTGGAAGGGGAGAGACCACACCAACTCCGCTCTCTTACCCTTCTGCAACTGCTGATATTTCTCTACCTCTCCCTGCAGCTTCTTTTGGATCAGTTCGGCCATGGTGAAGGGGAAGCCTCCTGGGCGAGGGTCGCTGGGTCTCAAGCTCTGGACGGCAGGCACCGGGACTCCCCTTCCTGTCCCTGCAGGAGGACAGCACTCTCTACCGGCAGCTCTCCGAGGCGCCGCGGCCTTTCTTCGTCCAGACACAGCCACTCCTCAGGCAAGGGAGAGCGAAAGAAGAGATTCCCCCAACCCTCTAACCAAACCCTAACCTTCTCACGCTCGACTCTGTAGTAATAAACCCGGAAGTAAACAAGGCATGCCGGGGAAAAAAGACCGCGCCGGAAGTTGTAGTCTGAAGCATGCCGGGACATGTAGTTCTGACTTGTGCGAGACACGTTCTACTTAAAAGACTCGGCTCGAGTGGTTTTGGACAAGACAGAGCAGTAAATATGGAAAAATCTAAGCTCATAGTTAACAGGACTCGGGGTCCAGACAtgctttttaaatctttgtttggTTATAAGCTGCTCTTCGGACGAGCAGAGGCGTGCCCTCACTCAACATGGCGCCAGAGGATTCAGAAGCCCGTACGGCGATGATTGGATGAGGGCCGGGAGTGTGGGGCGGGACTTCCGGAATTGTCCTAGAAGGCCGAGCTACTACTACCCCCGAAGGGAGTTTCGCACGTGGATCGTTGTTCGGTCTTGGAGATGGAGACAGCCCCCAAGCCGGGTAGGGGTGTCCCACCCAAGAAAGACAAGCCTCAGGCCAAGAGGAAGGTAGCTTTGGCGGGAGGAGGCGTCCGCCGCGCCCCGGGGGCCCGGCTCGGGCTGCGTGTGCGAGGgcttctctcctctgccccttAGAAACCGCGGCGCTACTGGGAGGAGGAGGCCACCCCGTCCGCCGCCGGCGCTTCCCCGGGGCCGCCTCGGAAGAAGGCGAGGACTGCGGATCCGCGATCCCGGGCGTCCAGGAGCGCGCACATCGCCCCGAAGTCTCGGTTCTCCAAGACCGCCTCAGACCGGAAGAAGCCGCCGAGGACCCTGTCGGGGGTGAGCCTGGGGTCGACACGGTGGCGGTGCGGGTCTCCGCCTGAGGACGAGAGGAACCGGGTCCATCAGCACCcgcctctctcctccctgccctcgcCAGGCTCAGGACCCATTCCCGGGAGACGTCCCCGCCCCGCTGGAGGGGGCCCGGAAGTTCTGCCGCATTGACAAGTCCAAAAAGGTGAGGACCGGCGCGCCGAAGGTTTGGAGGGGGAGGCGGCTGGCCCAGGTGGCGTTCCCGGGTCTTGCAACCCTGATCCCGGTGCCGTAGCTCCCGCATCCGAAGCCTAAGACCCAAAGCAAGCTCGAGAAGGCTGAAACGCAGGAGGAGGAGGCGAGCGTCCGAGCCGCGCGCGCTGAGCTGCTGCTGGCGGAGGAGCCTGGGTGAGCGGAGCTCGCCCTGCCCTTTCCCTGCCCCGTCTCCCTCGGCGTTATTGCGTGTGCATGCCCGCTTCGTGGTGGGGAGCGTCCACCGTCGCCGTCGTCATTCTAACTGCCTTTCAGGTTTCTGGtaggagaagatggggaggacACAGCAAAAATACTGCAGACAGATATCGCCGACGCGGTGGACATCGCGAGCGCTGCCAAGGTGAGCCGGAGCGGGGAAGAGAGCGGGTCCCGGGAGACTGGGTGGGAGGAGTTCTTTCTTTCACGAGTGTTTTTGACCCTTCCTAGCACTTTGACCTGAATCTGAGGCAGTTTGGACCCTACAGACTGAACTACTCGCGAACAGGGAGGTAAGGGTGAGTCCCCGAGGCTCTAATCTCTCTCTTTAAAGCAATAAAGACTTAAttatctctgtgtgcatgcacggGTGcacacctggaggccagaagagaacctAGGGCTTGTGTTCTATTAACCTGGAAGGTAGCAGACCATCctgcctgccttttctttttgggctggggttataggcatgtgctagaCACACCTTGCTATGCTGTCTCTCTGCGATGCCACTTTCCCATACCTCCCCTaccctcttttctattttttttcccctttggtttttcaagacaggg harbors:
- the Rgl2 gene encoding ral guanine nucleotide dissociation stimulator-like 2 gives rise to the protein MLPRPLRLLLDTNPPGGVVLSSFRSRDPEEGGDPGGRAVGGGQEEEDEEEEEASVSVWDEEEDGATFTVTSRQYRPLDPLAPLPPPRSSRRLRAGTLEALVRHLLDARTSGADVTFTPALLATHRAFTSTPALFGLVADRLEALESHPPGELERTTGVAISVLSTWLASHPEDFGSEVKGQLDRLESFLLRTGYAAREGVVGGSADLIRNLRARVDPRAPDLPKPLALPGDSPADPTDVLVFLADHLAEQLTLLDAELFLNLIPSQCLGGLWGHRDRPGHSHLCPSVRATVTQFNKVAGAVVSSVLGATSIGEGPREVTVRPLRPPQRARLLEKWIRVAEECRLLRNFSSVYAVVSALQSSPIHRLRAAWGETTRDSLRVFSSLCQIFSEEDNYSQSRELLMQEVKLQSPVEPHSKKAPRSGFRGGGVVPYLGTFLKDLVMLDAASKDELENGYINFDKRRKEFAVLSELLRLQKECRGYDLRPNPDIQQWLQGLQPLTEAQSHRVSCEVEPPGTSDSPAARMLRPALVITQWTEVLGSVGGPTPLVSWDRPSVGGDEVPGTPAPLLTRLAQHMKWPSVSSLDSALESSPSLHSPADPGHLSPPASSPRPSRGHRRSASCGSPLSGSTGEGASRSAGCGGGVSGPGSSDCRIIRVQMELGEDGSVYKSILVTSQDKAPSVISRVLKKNNRDSAVASEFELVQLLPGDRELTIPHSANVFYAMDGASHDFLLRQRRRPSAATPGSHSGPSASGTPPSEGGGGSFPRIKATGRKIARALF
- the Pfdn6 gene encoding prefoldin subunit 6, with amino-acid sequence MAELIQKKLQGEVEKYQQLQKDLGKSMSGRQKLEAQLTENNIVKEELALLDGSNVVFKLLGPVLVKQELGEARATVGKRLDYITAEIKRYETQLRDLERQSEQQRETLAQLQQEFQRAQAAKAPGKA